The DNA window CACAGCAATAGGTCAGTTTCTACAGCTAAAGTGAGGCAACGCaacaaccaatggttgcgtgccacaTCATCAACCGTGTCATCCTCtgacatatgatgtggttagctgatacttaAAATACCTATCAAGGCGATGTAAGATTTGGCAGACTTCAGCAACGTCTAAGCTTTGGAAATTGGCTGAAGTCTGTTTGGATGCAATCACACACTACCTCATGGTCTGTTTGGTCCCAGCCACACAGGATGTGTTTACACAGGGAGCCCAATTCTGATCCTTTGCTGGCAAAACGGCTGACCTGATTGgtgaaaagaccaattagtgggaaaaagatcagaatttggCAGCTACAGACGAATGAACATGTATGAAATGTAATATGCGTTCATCAATtgtctgtttttttgtaagttgttgaactGAATTTGGTCTCTTTCTTTTGTCGTCCAATTCTCCCTCTGTTGTTCACCATACGTCAACGAATGACTGCACCTAATCGCATTTGGGAAATTGAACCAATGGAAATGAAGTTCATTGGCTGACAGCTGTACATAATTAGCCAGCCAGGGTAGAAGGGTCTGGGATTCCTTTATGAGGTGCAACCAAAACAGCTGTTAGAAATAGCAACCGGGATATTCTGGCAGGCTGTTGAGAGTTAGTTCTTGAATACTGTTGTGGTTTTGATCACTAAAATGGCTGTGACTTTTGGACTCTCTTTGAGGTTAGTTTTTCAATGCGTTCATCTGGTTGGTTTACCATGTCTTAAAGTGTTCACTCGTTATTTATGTTTAACTGTCTGACTGTTTTGTAGTGTTTCTTGGATTTGTTGCCTGCTAATTGGAGGGATAACTTGTTTTACACTTAAAGGTGCGTTTTGCTTTACACTAATTCAGGTCAAATCACAGGTCTAGTTCCGATCCAAATGAAGGCTGGCATTTTACCACAATGTTTTCTTTGTTTCCTAGGTAACGATCATGGGCATCCTGCCTACACTGGACCTGAACCAACTGGATCCTATGCCCAAGCAAGTGTGGTGTCTGGTCCAAAAAGCTACTGGCCACAATGCCACGTCAGCAGAAGCTACTGGCCACAATGCCACGTCAGCGGAAGCTACTGGCCACAATGCCACGTCAGCGGAAGCTACTGGCCACAATGCCACGTCAGCAGAAGCTACTGGCCACAATGCCACGTCAGCAGAAGCTACTGGCCACAATGCCACGTCAAGCTACTGGCCACAATGCCACATCAAGTGTGAAGTCCGGCCCCGGCGCCTCAGCAGTAGCGTCCGGCCCCGGCGCCTCAGCAGTAGCGTCCGGCCCCGGCGCCTCAGCAGAAGCGTCAGGCCCCGGCGCCTCAGCAGAAGCGACAGGCCCTGGCGCCTCAGCAGAAGCAACAGGTCCCCGCGCCTCGTCAGCAGAAGCTACTGGCCACAATGCCATGTCAGCAGAAGCTACTGGCCACAATGCCACGTCAGCAGAAGCTACTGGCCACAATGCCACGTCAGCAGAAGCTACTGGCCACAATGCCACGTCAGCAGAAGCTACTGGCCACAATGCCACGTCAGCAGAAGCTACTGGCCACAATGCCATGTCAGCAGAAGCTACTGGCCACAATGCCACGTCAGCAGAAGCTACTGGCCACAATGCCACGTCAGACCACTCAACTATTGGCCATACATTTGCCACGTTTGGTCCGGCCCCGGCGCCTCAGCAGTCTTATCCCTGGCCCCGGCTCTCAGCTTGAGGCACAGTAAAGCCTAGCTGTCCGGTGGGGGCGCCTCAGCAATGTGCGTCCGGCCCCTAATGCGCCTGTTTGAAGGCCCCGGCGCCTCTCAGCAGAAGCTACTGGCCACAATGCCATGTCAGCAGAAGCTACTGGCCACAATGCCACGTCAGCAGAAGCTACTGGCCACAATGCCACTTCAGCAGAAGCTACTGGCCACAATGCCACGTCAGCAGAAGCTACTGGCCACAATGCCACGTCATGCAGAAGCTACTGGCCACAATGCCACATCCTTAAAATGAATGTCTCGGCGCCTACCATGTGCTTGCTGTGCGGTAACAGACTGTGGGCCTCAGAGTAGCGGGAATGTTGTTCACAACACTTGTATAAACGGCGTAGTTCAAAGCTAAACTTCTCTAACTTGTCAAAGCTCCCTCATGTTCAGCATCAGCGACCTGGCCCTATTGTAGGCCTCAGCAGAAGCGACATGGCCCTGGCGCCTCAGCAGAGCAAGCGACAACCCTCTACAGGCCCGGCGCCAATCCagccagagtacaggcctcggtgtacgCCTCAAAGAATGGCCCCGGCGCCTCAGCAGAAGCGACAGGCCCCGGCGCCTCAGCAGAAGCGACAGGCCCCGGCGCCTCAGCAGAAGCGTCAGGCCCCAGCGCCTCAGCAGTAGCGACAAGCCTTGAACAGACGGCCCGGCCACTCAACCAGGGAGATCATAATTTGGTTTGGCCAACTCCTTAATCGTCTTATCCCTGTTACACCTTTTCTGCTAGAGGCACAGTAAAGGTAACTGAGGTGGGGAAATGTGCGAACTAATGCGCTTGTTTGAAATGAGGATCTCCTTCACTTGTACATCGTCATGCAAATTGTATACAGGGGTGGACGATACAATGTTATGAATTGATTTCATAAACATACGACTAAATTGACTTCTGATGTAACGGTATTGC is part of the Oncorhynchus tshawytscha isolate Ot180627B linkage group LG18, Otsh_v2.0, whole genome shotgun sequence genome and encodes:
- the LOC121839949 gene encoding probable endo-1,3(4)-beta-glucanase An02g00850 translates to MPRQQKLLATMPRQRKLLATMPRQRKLLATMPRQQKLLATMPRQQKLLATMPRQATGHNATSSVKSGPGASAVASGPGASAVASGPGASAEASGPGASAEATGPGASAEATGPRASSAEATGHNAMSAEATGHNATSAEATGHNATSAEATGHNATSAEATGHNATSAEATGHNAMSAEATGHNATSAEATGHNATSDHSTIGHTFATFGPAPAPQQSYPWPRLSA